From Cydia splendana chromosome 12, ilCydSple1.2, whole genome shotgun sequence, a single genomic window includes:
- the LOC134795338 gene encoding actin-related protein 2/3 complex subunit 1A-B — MSQTLTFGDSCAPITCHAWNKDRTQIAFSPNNNEVHIYQKEGNDWKQTNNLAEHDLRVMGIDWAPNTNRIVTCSVDRNAYVWTQGEDGKWTTTLVLLRINRAATCVKWSPMENKFAVGSGARLISICYFEKENNWWVSKHIKKPIRSTVTTLDWHPNNILLVAGSADFKVRVFSAYIKDIEDQPGPNVWGTKLPLGQLLAEFPNSPSGGGWVHSVSFSADGNKVAWVGHDSSINVADANQKKEVIKLKTEYLPFLGCNWVTNNSLVVAGHSCIPLLYCHDGNGLKFVAKLDNTQRKESGGLSAMKKFQSLDRQARIETNDTFLDSIHQNAITSINLYKGTKANAKKFSTSGMDGQLVIWDLDSLERSIEGLKIQ, encoded by the exons ATGTCTCAGACGCTGACTTTCGGTGACTCATGCGCTCCGATAACTTGCCATGCATGGAACAAGGATAGAACTC AAATCGCGTTCTCTCCTAACAACAATGAGGTCCATATCTACCAGAAAGAGGGCAACGATTGGAAGCAAACCAACAACCTCGCTGAACATGACCTGAGGGTCATGGGCATCGATTGGGCGCCTAACACCAACCGCATCGTCACCTGCTCTGTCGACCGCAACGCGTACGTGTGGACCCAAGGCGAGGACGGCAAGTGGACCACCACTTTAGTACTTCTTCGCATCAACCGAGCTGCCACTTGCGTAAAATGGTCTCCGATGGAAAATAAGTTTGCTGTTGGATCTGGCGCCCGTCTGATCTCTATTTGTTACTTTGAGAAGGAAAATAACTGGTGGGTCTCTAAGCATATCAAGAAGCCTATCCGTTCTACTGTGACTACTCTGGATTGGCATCCAAATAATATTCTGTTAGTTGCTGGCTCCGCAGACTTTAAGGTGAGGGTGTTCTCTGCTTATATCAAGGATATTGAAGATCAGCCAGGACCAAATGTTTGGGGTACTAAGCTGCCTTTAGGCCAGCTTCTTGCGGAGTTCCCTAATTCTCCTTCAGGCGGAGGCTGGGTCCATAGCGTATCTTTCTCTGCTGATGGCAACAAAGTGGCCTGGGTCGGACATGACAGCTCGATCAACGTCGCCGACGCCAATCAGAAGAAGGAAGTCATTAAACTGAAGACTGAATATCTGCCATTCTTGGGATGCAACTGGGTGACCAACAACTCCCTTGTGGTGGCAGGACACAGCTGCATTCCACTACTCTACTGCCATGACGGGAACGGATTGAAGTTCGTTGCCAAGCTGGATAATACTCAGAGGAAGGAGTCCGGAGGGCTTTCTGCCATGAAGAAGTTCCAAAGTCTTGACCGGCAGGCCCGGATTGAGACTAATGACACTTTCCTGGACTCTATCCACCAGAACGCTATAACTAGCATCAATTTGTACAAGGGCACAAAGGCTAATGCCAAGAAATTCAGCACATCCGGCATGGACGGACAACTTGTTATCTGGGATTTGGATTCCCTCGAGAGGTCTATTGAGGGTCtgaaaatccaataa